In one window of Micromonospora cathayae DNA:
- a CDS encoding ATP-binding protein, which yields MSPRIRLPSGWVTFLFTDIEGSTRLARMLGAGYRPVLHEHRRLLRHTLAEADGAELLTEGDSFFIAFADAAAAVAACLAAQRALAGHDWPTPESAPRVRMGLHTGYAEPRDGEYASPEVHRAARIAAAAHGGQVLCSAATVRHAEPLPAGTSLLDLGLHKLRGFDDRERLFQVLAPGLEREFPRPRTADAAPHNLPTRVTSFVGREAERVELEGLMAGHRLVTVLGAGGAGKTRLAVELCAGLVEAYPDGVWFVDIATVTDPGLVPFAVAAVFGLRPEPGRPIMDTLVEYAATRRMLVVLDTCDAQPAATAAVISRLLTGARGVRVLATSRESFGLPGEAVWRIPPLSVDPAPGGGESDAVALLLDRTTAARGGRRPGPAEVGDLRRVVQRLDGLPLAIELAAARLRVLSAGQLAERLADVLGALDAGRDEPAPPRSWSGGQEDTVELRPEAGLGDSTRSTVERHATMQATVTWSYRTLGPRSARLLRWLAVFAGPVDLAAVEWLLDEDPFGPLSVLVDKSMILAEPSASGSTYRMLDPIRAYAARRLAAAGEEQVVRDRHVAWSRHMLRRAHLGPDGQPVTLSLYSLDPLAGELRAALRWSATGGSARDGLRLAGGMDLWWRERGLAREGRLWLFRLYGRIAETGERIPEAELAAAYHMHSLHAGADGEFAEELRFAQRAEAAARQAGDAGLLARVLAGRAAPLVDMGQFAEAERVCREVIDWARERDVAGEALLAVYSLAELLWRRGALDEAAELLGRARTVESTRPVERGQRSVDMLLGMVALARGDLVAAHEHLQVALRSRMSHGYHGRACDTVNALAVRCADGGDPATAARLFGAAQATRARMRSTPGLFGAYWLRWQTEVRRALGDAAFDAAYGAGVELRLEEAAALALAVEHPDLSPASPRFTSSY from the coding sequence ATGTCGCCACGGATCCGCCTCCCGAGCGGGTGGGTGACCTTCTTGTTCACCGACATCGAGGGCTCCACCCGGCTGGCCCGGATGCTCGGTGCCGGTTACCGTCCGGTGCTGCACGAGCACCGCCGGCTGCTGCGGCACACGCTCGCCGAGGCGGACGGCGCGGAGCTGCTCACCGAGGGGGACTCCTTCTTCATCGCGTTCGCCGACGCGGCGGCGGCGGTGGCCGCCTGCCTGGCCGCGCAGCGGGCCCTGGCCGGACACGACTGGCCCACCCCGGAGTCGGCCCCCCGGGTCCGGATGGGGTTGCACACCGGGTACGCGGAGCCACGCGACGGCGAGTACGCCAGCCCGGAGGTGCACCGGGCGGCCCGGATCGCCGCCGCCGCCCACGGCGGTCAGGTGCTCTGCTCGGCGGCGACGGTACGGCACGCCGAGCCGTTGCCGGCCGGTACGTCCCTGCTCGACCTGGGGCTGCACAAGCTGCGCGGCTTCGACGACCGGGAACGGCTGTTCCAGGTGCTCGCGCCGGGGCTGGAGCGGGAGTTCCCGCGTCCCCGGACGGCCGACGCGGCCCCGCACAACCTGCCCACCCGGGTCACCTCGTTCGTCGGCCGGGAGGCCGAGCGGGTGGAACTGGAGGGGCTGATGGCGGGGCACCGCCTGGTCACGGTGCTGGGCGCGGGCGGGGCGGGCAAGACCCGGCTGGCCGTGGAGCTGTGCGCCGGCCTGGTCGAGGCGTACCCGGACGGGGTGTGGTTCGTCGACATCGCCACGGTCACCGACCCGGGGCTGGTGCCGTTCGCGGTGGCCGCCGTGTTCGGGCTGCGGCCGGAACCGGGCCGCCCGATCATGGACACCCTGGTCGAGTACGCGGCGACCCGCCGGATGCTGGTGGTGCTGGACACCTGTGACGCCCAGCCGGCCGCCACCGCGGCGGTGATCTCGCGGCTGCTCACCGGGGCCCGGGGGGTGCGGGTGCTGGCCACCAGCCGGGAGTCGTTCGGGCTGCCCGGCGAGGCGGTGTGGCGGATCCCGCCGCTGTCGGTGGACCCGGCGCCGGGCGGCGGGGAGAGCGACGCGGTGGCCCTGCTGCTGGACCGGACCACGGCCGCCCGGGGTGGCCGGCGTCCCGGGCCGGCGGAGGTGGGGGACCTGCGGCGGGTGGTGCAACGGCTGGACGGGTTGCCGCTCGCCATCGAGCTGGCCGCGGCCCGGCTGCGGGTGCTGTCGGCGGGGCAGCTCGCCGAGCGGCTGGCCGACGTGCTGGGCGCGCTGGACGCGGGGCGGGACGAGCCGGCCCCGCCCCGCTCCTGGTCCGGTGGGCAGGAGGACACCGTCGAGCTGCGCCCGGAGGCGGGTCTGGGTGACTCGACCCGGTCGACGGTGGAGCGGCACGCCACCATGCAGGCCACGGTCACCTGGTCGTACCGGACGTTGGGGCCCCGGTCGGCGAGGCTGTTGCGGTGGCTGGCGGTGTTCGCCGGCCCGGTGGACCTGGCGGCGGTGGAGTGGCTGCTCGACGAGGACCCGTTCGGGCCGCTGTCGGTACTGGTCGACAAGTCGATGATCCTGGCCGAGCCGAGCGCCTCGGGCAGCACGTACCGGATGCTCGACCCGATCCGGGCGTACGCGGCCCGGCGGTTGGCCGCGGCCGGTGAGGAACAGGTCGTCCGGGACCGGCACGTGGCCTGGTCGCGGCACATGCTGCGGCGGGCGCACCTGGGCCCGGACGGGCAGCCGGTGACCCTGTCGCTGTACTCGCTCGACCCGCTCGCCGGTGAGCTGCGGGCGGCGCTGCGCTGGTCGGCGACCGGGGGCAGTGCCCGGGACGGGCTGCGGCTGGCCGGCGGGATGGACCTGTGGTGGCGGGAGCGCGGGCTGGCCCGGGAGGGGCGGCTCTGGCTGTTCCGGCTGTACGGGCGGATCGCCGAGACCGGTGAGCGGATCCCGGAGGCGGAGCTGGCGGCGGCGTACCACATGCACTCGCTGCACGCCGGCGCGGACGGTGAGTTCGCCGAGGAGCTGCGGTTCGCGCAGCGGGCCGAGGCGGCGGCCCGGCAGGCCGGGGACGCCGGTCTGCTGGCCCGGGTGCTCGCCGGTCGGGCCGCGCCGCTGGTCGACATGGGGCAGTTCGCCGAGGCGGAGCGGGTCTGCCGGGAGGTGATCGACTGGGCGCGGGAGCGGGACGTGGCGGGGGAGGCGCTGCTGGCCGTCTACAGTCTCGCCGAGCTGCTGTGGCGGCGGGGGGCGCTGGACGAGGCGGCGGAGCTGCTGGGCCGGGCCCGGACGGTGGAGTCGACCCGCCCGGTGGAGCGCGGGCAGCGTTCGGTGGACATGCTGCTGGGCATGGTCGCGCTGGCCCGGGGGGATCTGGTCGCCGCGCACGAGCATCTCCAGGTGGCGCTGCGGTCCCGGATGAGCCACGGCTACCACGGCCGGGCCTGTGACACGGTGAACGCGCTGGCGGTCCGCTGCGCGGACGGGGGTGACCCGGCGACGGCGGCCCGGCTGTTCGGCGCGGCCCAGGCCACCCGGGCCCGGATGCGGTCGACGCCGGGCCTGTTCGGGGCGTACTGGCTGCGCTGGCAGACGGAGGTACGCCGGGCGCTGGGGGACGCGGCGTTCGACGCCGCCTACGGGGCGGGGGTGGAGTTGCGGCTGGAGGAGGCGGCGGCGTTGGCCCTGGCGGTGGAGCACCCGGACCTGTCCCCCGCCTCCCCACGGTTCACGTCGAGCTACTGA
- a CDS encoding FmdB family zinc ribbon protein, giving the protein MPRYEFRCRACGATFEVNRPMAQAGDPAACPQGHDDTVKLLSTVAVTGRGGAGPVGGGAAPGGGCCGGGCGC; this is encoded by the coding sequence ATGCCCCGGTACGAGTTCCGTTGCCGCGCCTGCGGTGCCACCTTCGAGGTCAACCGGCCGATGGCGCAGGCCGGTGATCCGGCCGCCTGCCCCCAGGGCCACGACGACACGGTCAAGCTGCTGTCCACTGTCGCGGTGACCGGCCGGGGTGGTGCCGGCCCGGTCGGCGGTGGTGCCGCCCCCGGCGGGGGCTGCTGCGGCGGCGGTTGCGGCTGCTGA
- a CDS encoding lytic murein transglycosylase, producing the protein MRTRPLRPAVPPDGPLASSGAAPEPASRAGAGRLVPRPRHPVPTDAIRPGGPQPAGSDPPPATPTDADPPSAGPTGAGPTPAGVAAAGAKTDSPTTADDAKTGPDTATADAAKADDDKTKVDDTKVDDTKTKVDVPATDISGDATKDAAPTDTPGDAGKDAGPADTSGDAGSTGKVGRAGRRRYRVPFAHAVRLPPPRQAAAGAVRATRAWSKRPSGRVALPGLLLLGLVSATAAAGALLVPGAARDPRPVAEEASASAPAGPTVAATLPGGVVLPPGATPLPGQPTPGGVVAPVPTGRPADALADWARTTGAKVGIDPVAMQAYGYAELVLAQTTPGCALSWTTIAAIGYVESRHGRANGATLLPDGRALPEIIGDPLDGNGGRMRIMDTDRGLLDRDTTYDRAVGPMQFIPTTWKEIGADADNDGVENPHDLDDAALAAGNYLCKGGRNMTVPGDWWGAILSYNDVRRYAQDVFDKANEYGVASRP; encoded by the coding sequence ATGCGGACCCGGCCCCTGCGTCCGGCCGTGCCCCCGGACGGGCCGCTCGCCTCGTCGGGTGCCGCGCCGGAACCCGCGTCCCGGGCGGGCGCCGGCCGGCTGGTGCCCCGGCCGCGTCACCCGGTGCCGACCGACGCGATCCGCCCCGGCGGGCCGCAGCCCGCCGGCTCCGACCCGCCACCCGCCACCCCGACCGACGCCGACCCGCCGTCCGCCGGGCCGACCGGTGCCGGTCCCACCCCGGCCGGGGTCGCCGCAGCCGGGGCGAAGACCGACAGCCCGACCACGGCCGACGACGCGAAGACCGGACCGGACACCGCGACGGCCGACGCCGCGAAGGCGGACGACGACAAGACGAAGGTCGACGACACCAAGGTCGACGACACGAAGACGAAGGTCGACGTTCCGGCCACCGACATCTCCGGCGATGCCACGAAGGACGCCGCACCGACGGACACCCCCGGCGACGCCGGAAAGGACGCCGGGCCGGCGGACACCTCCGGCGACGCCGGGTCGACCGGCAAGGTTGGCCGGGCCGGGCGGCGACGGTACCGGGTGCCCTTCGCGCACGCCGTCCGGCTGCCTCCGCCACGCCAGGCCGCGGCGGGCGCGGTCCGGGCGACCCGGGCCTGGTCGAAGCGGCCCAGCGGCCGGGTGGCCCTGCCCGGCCTCCTCCTGCTCGGTCTGGTGTCGGCGACGGCGGCGGCCGGTGCGCTGCTGGTCCCGGGAGCCGCCCGCGATCCCCGCCCGGTCGCCGAGGAGGCCAGCGCCAGCGCGCCCGCCGGGCCCACCGTCGCCGCGACCCTGCCGGGCGGGGTCGTGCTCCCGCCGGGCGCGACGCCGCTGCCCGGCCAGCCCACCCCGGGCGGGGTGGTCGCTCCGGTGCCGACCGGCCGGCCCGCCGACGCGCTCGCCGACTGGGCGCGTACCACCGGCGCGAAGGTCGGCATCGACCCGGTCGCCATGCAGGCGTACGGCTACGCCGAGCTGGTGCTCGCCCAGACCACCCCCGGTTGCGCGCTGAGCTGGACCACGATCGCCGCGATCGGGTACGTCGAGTCCCGGCACGGCCGGGCCAACGGGGCGACCCTCCTGCCCGACGGACGGGCCCTGCCGGAGATCATCGGTGATCCGCTGGACGGCAACGGCGGCCGGATGCGGATCATGGACACCGACCGTGGGCTGCTCGACCGGGACACCACCTACGACCGGGCCGTCGGGCCGATGCAGTTCATCCCGACCACCTGGAAGGAGATCGGCGCGGACGCCGACAACGACGGCGTGGAGAACCCGCACGACCTGGACGACGCCGCCCTCGCCGCCGGCAACTACCTGTGCAAGGGCGGACGGAACATGACCGTCCCCGGCGACTGGTGGGGCGCGATCCTCTCCTACAACGACGTCCGCCGGTACGCGCAGGACGTCTTCGACAAGGCCAACGAGTACGGTGTGGCCAGCCGGCCCTGA
- a CDS encoding GNAT family N-acetyltransferase, with product MVREWDPRTASSAEIASLLDTLNAVLAADLPDDPPWREVSLREYLAEVMPGERRISWVAQAEPAADGTPGRIVGHVHVLLLGDIGVLEVLVHPDARRDGLGSTLVRVAARRAYQEGFQSLGVEVVGGTPAVGFFEALGFTRDYVETRSVLPLSSVDWPALGEMATGIGAGYRIEFCPGGPPEDLIESYARAKAEARDVADGDLRPSSYDPQRLRDSLDCLHRRGMKPYIVFAIHERTGEVAGLTEVVVPAQHPTRADQYDTIVREEHRGYGIDRAIKARMLLELRAVEPELTEVQTWNAQSNEAMRRVNTELGYRPDRQWCEYGADVAELVHRLDAQAR from the coding sequence ATGGTGCGCGAGTGGGACCCACGGACCGCGTCGTCCGCCGAGATCGCGTCGCTGTTGGACACGCTGAACGCGGTGCTGGCGGCCGACCTGCCCGACGATCCGCCGTGGCGGGAGGTGTCGCTGCGCGAGTACCTCGCCGAGGTGATGCCGGGCGAGCGGCGGATCTCCTGGGTGGCCCAGGCCGAGCCGGCCGCCGACGGGACGCCCGGCAGGATCGTCGGGCACGTGCACGTGCTGCTGCTCGGCGACATCGGCGTGCTGGAGGTGCTGGTGCACCCGGACGCCCGGCGGGACGGCCTCGGCAGCACCCTGGTCCGGGTGGCCGCCCGGCGCGCGTACCAGGAGGGTTTCCAGTCGCTCGGGGTCGAGGTGGTCGGCGGCACCCCGGCGGTCGGTTTCTTCGAGGCGCTCGGTTTCACCCGGGACTATGTGGAGACCCGCAGCGTGCTGCCGCTGTCCTCGGTGGACTGGCCGGCCCTCGGCGAGATGGCCACCGGCATCGGCGCGGGCTACCGGATCGAGTTCTGCCCGGGTGGGCCGCCGGAAGACCTGATCGAGTCGTACGCGCGGGCGAAGGCCGAGGCCCGCGACGTCGCCGACGGTGACCTGCGGCCCAGCTCGTACGACCCGCAGCGGCTCCGGGACAGCCTGGACTGCCTGCACCGGCGGGGCATGAAGCCGTACATCGTGTTCGCCATCCACGAGCGCACCGGCGAGGTGGCCGGGCTGACCGAGGTGGTGGTGCCGGCGCAGCACCCGACCCGGGCCGACCAGTACGACACCATCGTCCGCGAGGAGCACCGGGGGTACGGCATCGACCGGGCGATCAAGGCCCGGATGTTGCTGGAGTTGCGCGCGGTCGAGCCGGAGCTGACCGAGGTGCAGACCTGGAACGCCCAGTCCAACGAGGCCATGCGCCGGGTCAACACCGAGCTGGGGTACCGTCCCGATCGCCAGTGGTGCGAGTACGGTGCCGACGTGGCGGAGCTGGTGCACCGGTTGGACGCCCAGGCGCGCTGA
- a CDS encoding lamin tail domain-containing protein, giving the protein MRPRRTLAALATATAVTTVAALGVAPTAASAAPTDLFISEYVEGSSNNKAIELFNGTGSAIDLTAGGYQLQLYFNGSTTPTNLALTGTVAAGDVFVFASSSANAAILAQADQTTGASLYNGDDAIVLRKGTTVLDSIGQVGVDPGTEWGSGLTSTADNTLRRLPSVTAGDTDPSDAFDPAAQWAGFATDTVDGLGTHSVDGGGPVDQPATLTCGPALVTAAGTAATREVTAVDADDTIVDLAVTAVTPTPSAGTISRTAFTPADAVGGTARATVTASADLAGGAYTVTLTSTDADGGTATCALAVQVTRELTVGEVQGPTTDAESGPADRSPLAPASGNGTSSTLYDVRGVITQRTLARTSAGAEQHGFFLQSRADATDGDPTSSDGIFVFMGTFTSLIGGYVPTVGDEVVLRARVSEYFTMTQLSGASLVRKIASGLDVNSVVEVTDAVPPADLAAAERFWERHEGARLRVRAGSAAISGRNVFASTFDGETWLVDRDDPLLDRADPYARRVFRDAHPLDNDPTRTFDDGNGQRIMLGSMGVKGATGDSTALLPPTRTFDTLTGDAYGALYYSFEKYGVQVEQAAFTAGADPSKNNPPRPAKRSEEIAIAAYNVENLYDHRDDPFDGCDFTGNAGCPGVSPPFDYVPASEADYREHLGNLADQIVTDLHSPDLILVQEAEDQDICSVSGGQLVCGDTNDADGAPDTLQDLALTIAADGGPAYAAAYDRTGADARGIVAGFLYRTDRLSLAGATATDPLLGSSPTVQYRSAGLPSNADVQNPKALNAVLPADTDTSTGKDGNNVFTRAPQLARFTVKATPGGSESYTLWALSNHYSSGPDSRVGQRTEQARYGAAIVTAIEASDPHARVVYGGDLNVFPRPDDPIATGANPTPSDQLAPLYQAGLHNLWDDLVADVPSSAYSYSFEGQVQTLDHLFVNDALHADLVQVRAAHINADWPAEHSGDGSRGSSDHDPQVARFSSKPSLSVADVTVTEGNKGETPATFTVTVSRPLSQAVVLCATTLGLTAQSGQDYTGYAGCRTLAAGQASVEFTVAVRGDRKREADETFAFVVAGWPGLELTDPIAFGTIANDD; this is encoded by the coding sequence ATGCGCCCGCGCCGCACCCTTGCCGCGCTCGCGACCGCCACCGCCGTGACCACCGTCGCGGCGCTCGGTGTCGCACCCACCGCGGCCAGCGCCGCGCCCACCGATCTGTTCATCTCCGAGTACGTCGAGGGCTCGTCGAACAACAAGGCGATCGAGCTGTTCAACGGCACCGGTTCCGCCATCGACCTGACCGCCGGCGGTTACCAGCTCCAGCTGTACTTCAACGGCTCCACCACGCCCACCAACCTGGCGCTGACCGGCACGGTCGCCGCCGGTGACGTCTTCGTGTTCGCCAGTTCGTCGGCCAACGCGGCGATCCTCGCCCAGGCCGACCAGACCACCGGCGCGAGCCTCTACAACGGTGACGACGCGATCGTGCTGCGTAAGGGCACCACCGTGCTCGACTCGATCGGCCAGGTCGGGGTCGACCCGGGCACCGAGTGGGGCAGCGGGCTGACCAGCACCGCCGACAACACGCTGCGCCGGCTCCCGTCGGTCACCGCCGGCGACACCGACCCGTCGGACGCCTTCGACCCGGCCGCGCAGTGGGCCGGCTTCGCCACCGACACGGTGGACGGGCTCGGCACGCACTCGGTCGACGGGGGTGGCCCGGTCGACCAGCCGGCCACGCTGACCTGCGGCCCGGCCCTGGTCACCGCGGCCGGCACGGCGGCCACCCGGGAGGTCACCGCCGTCGACGCCGACGACACGATCGTCGACCTGGCGGTCACCGCGGTCACCCCGACGCCGTCCGCCGGCACGATCAGCCGGACCGCGTTCACCCCGGCCGACGCGGTGGGCGGCACCGCCCGCGCCACCGTCACCGCCAGCGCCGACCTGGCCGGCGGGGCGTACACGGTCACCCTGACCTCGACCGACGCGGACGGCGGCACCGCCACCTGCGCGCTGGCCGTGCAGGTCACCCGGGAGCTGACCGTCGGGGAGGTGCAGGGCCCGACCACCGACGCCGAGTCCGGTCCGGCCGACCGGTCGCCGCTCGCGCCGGCCTCCGGCAACGGCACCAGCAGCACCCTGTACGACGTGCGGGGCGTGATCACCCAGCGGACGCTGGCGCGTACCTCGGCCGGGGCCGAGCAGCACGGCTTCTTCCTGCAGAGCCGGGCCGACGCCACCGACGGCGACCCGACCAGCTCGGACGGCATCTTCGTGTTCATGGGCACCTTCACCTCGCTGATCGGCGGCTACGTGCCGACCGTCGGCGACGAGGTGGTGCTCCGGGCCCGGGTGTCCGAGTACTTCACCATGACCCAGCTCTCCGGTGCCTCGCTGGTCCGCAAGATCGCCTCCGGGCTGGACGTGAACAGCGTCGTCGAGGTCACCGACGCGGTGCCGCCGGCCGACCTGGCCGCCGCCGAGCGGTTCTGGGAGCGGCACGAGGGGGCCCGGCTGCGGGTCCGTGCCGGCAGCGCGGCGATCAGCGGACGGAACGTCTTCGCCTCCACCTTCGACGGGGAGACCTGGCTGGTGGACCGGGACGACCCGCTGCTGGACCGGGCCGACCCGTACGCCCGCCGGGTGTTCCGGGACGCGCACCCGCTGGACAACGACCCGACCCGGACCTTCGACGACGGCAACGGCCAGCGGATCATGCTGGGCAGCATGGGCGTCAAGGGTGCCACCGGGGACAGCACCGCGCTGCTCCCGCCGACCCGGACCTTCGACACCCTGACCGGGGACGCGTACGGCGCGCTCTACTACTCGTTCGAGAAGTACGGCGTGCAGGTCGAGCAGGCCGCCTTCACCGCCGGTGCCGACCCGTCGAAGAACAACCCGCCGCGGCCGGCGAAGCGGTCCGAGGAGATCGCCATCGCCGCGTACAACGTGGAGAACCTGTACGACCACCGGGACGACCCGTTCGACGGCTGTGACTTCACCGGCAACGCCGGCTGTCCCGGGGTGAGCCCGCCGTTCGACTACGTGCCGGCCAGCGAGGCCGACTACCGGGAGCACCTGGGCAACCTGGCCGACCAGATCGTCACCGACCTGCACTCGCCGGACCTGATCCTGGTGCAGGAGGCCGAGGACCAGGACATCTGCTCCGTCTCCGGTGGGCAGTTGGTCTGTGGGGACACCAACGACGCCGACGGCGCGCCGGACACCCTCCAGGACCTGGCGCTCACCATCGCCGCCGACGGTGGCCCGGCGTACGCCGCCGCGTACGACCGGACCGGCGCGGACGCCCGGGGCATCGTCGCCGGGTTCCTGTACCGCACCGACCGGCTGTCGCTGGCCGGGGCGACCGCCACCGATCCGCTGCTCGGCTCCTCGCCGACGGTGCAGTACCGGTCGGCGGGGCTGCCGTCGAACGCCGACGTGCAGAACCCGAAGGCGCTGAACGCGGTGCTGCCGGCGGACACCGACACCTCCACCGGCAAGGACGGCAACAACGTCTTCACCCGGGCCCCGCAGCTCGCCAGGTTCACCGTGAAGGCGACCCCGGGCGGCAGCGAGTCGTACACCCTGTGGGCGCTGAGCAACCACTACTCGTCCGGGCCGGACAGCCGGGTCGGGCAGCGCACCGAGCAGGCCCGGTACGGCGCGGCGATCGTCACCGCGATCGAGGCGTCCGACCCGCACGCCCGGGTGGTGTACGGCGGGGACCTGAACGTCTTCCCCCGCCCGGACGACCCGATCGCCACCGGCGCCAACCCCACCCCGTCGGACCAGCTGGCCCCGCTGTACCAGGCGGGCCTGCACAACCTCTGGGACGACCTGGTGGCCGACGTGCCCTCGTCGGCGTACTCGTACAGCTTCGAGGGGCAGGTGCAGACGCTGGACCACCTGTTCGTCAACGACGCGCTGCACGCCGACCTGGTGCAGGTACGGGCGGCGCACATCAACGCCGACTGGCCGGCCGAGCACAGCGGGGACGGGTCGCGGGGTTCCAGCGACCACGACCCGCAGGTGGCCCGGTTCTCCTCGAAGCCGTCGCTGAGCGTGGCGGACGTGACGGTGACCGAGGGGAACAAGGGCGAGACGCCGGCCACCTTCACGGTGACGGTGTCCCGGCCGCTGTCCCAGGCGGTGGTGCTCTGCGCCACCACGCTCGGCCTGACCGCGCAGTCCGGCCAGGACTACACCGGGTACGCGGGCTGCCGGACGCTGGCCGCCGGCCAGGCGTCGGTCGAGTTCACGGTGGCGGTCCGGGGTGACCGCAAGCGGGAGGCGGACGAGACGTTCGCCTTCGTGGTGGCCGGCTGGCCGGGTCTGGAGCTGACCGACCCGATCGCCTTCGGCACCATCGCCAACGACGACTGA
- the hemB gene encoding porphobilinogen synthase translates to MPYPEIRPRRLRRTAAVRRLVSETRVAPAELILPMFVREGLTEPRPVAAMPGVLQHSRDSLRKAAVEAVQAGVGGIMLFGVPATRDATGSGGTDPDGILNVAIRDVVSEVGDATVVMSDLCLDEFTSHGHCGLLTPDGGVDNDATLAAYAEMAVAQADAGVGMVGPSGMMDGQVGVVRRALDAAGHTDVAVLAYAAKYASAFFGPFRDAVESCLDGDRRTYQQDPANLRESLREVELDVAEGADLVMVKPALPYLDVVAAVRAAVDVPVAAYQVSGEYAMVEAAAANGWVDREQVMLETLTSIRRAGAQVILTYWAVEAARLLRQSY, encoded by the coding sequence GTGCCGTACCCCGAGATCCGGCCCCGCCGGCTGCGGCGCACCGCGGCCGTGCGGCGGCTGGTCAGTGAGACCCGGGTCGCCCCGGCCGAGCTGATCCTGCCGATGTTCGTCCGGGAAGGGCTGACCGAACCCCGGCCGGTGGCCGCCATGCCCGGGGTGCTCCAGCACTCCCGGGACTCGCTGCGCAAGGCGGCGGTGGAGGCGGTCCAGGCCGGCGTCGGCGGGATCATGCTGTTCGGGGTGCCGGCGACCCGGGACGCCACCGGCTCCGGCGGCACCGACCCGGACGGCATCCTCAACGTCGCCATCCGGGACGTGGTGTCCGAGGTCGGCGACGCCACGGTGGTGATGAGCGACCTGTGCCTGGACGAGTTCACCTCGCACGGGCACTGCGGGCTGCTCACCCCGGACGGGGGAGTGGACAACGACGCCACCCTGGCCGCGTACGCCGAGATGGCGGTGGCCCAGGCCGACGCCGGGGTCGGCATGGTCGGGCCGTCCGGGATGATGGACGGCCAGGTCGGCGTGGTACGCCGGGCGCTCGACGCCGCCGGCCACACCGACGTGGCGGTGCTCGCGTACGCCGCCAAGTACGCCTCGGCGTTCTTCGGCCCGTTCCGGGACGCGGTGGAATCCTGCCTGGACGGGGACCGGCGCACCTACCAGCAGGACCCGGCGAACCTGCGTGAGTCGCTGCGCGAGGTCGAGCTGGACGTCGCCGAGGGCGCCGACCTGGTGATGGTCAAGCCGGCGCTGCCCTACCTGGACGTGGTGGCCGCGGTCCGCGCCGCCGTGGACGTCCCGGTCGCCGCCTACCAGGTCTCCGGCGAGTACGCCATGGTCGAGGCCGCCGCCGCGAACGGCTGGGTCGACCGGGAACAGGTGATGCTGGAGACGCTCACCTCGATCCGCCGGGCCGGCGCGCAGGTCATCCTCACCTACTGGGCGGTCGAGGCCGCCCGCCTGCTCCGCCAGAGCTACTGA